In Candidatus Epulonipiscium viviparus, one DNA window encodes the following:
- a CDS encoding SDR family NAD(P)-dependent oxidoreductase: MQEYALITGASSGIGAAMAIKLAKEGYNIIALGRNTKKLDDLAYLIVNTFELDVLTYKVDLTSKEEVDRLLHKLAPLHKNITFFMNNAGVGYFGSFSVASKMADENIINVNITASTIFLKKVLPLLHQNAHILMVASTAAFAPGPYMATYYASKAYILSLGLALRAEGLRVSVLAPGPTKTNFQSRANLKKSTIANLTAMHPARVASAAYNGTLQDKALIIPGAINKICTIILAVIPYHLKGQATKLTQNTK; encoded by the coding sequence ATGCAAGAATACGCACTTATCACAGGAGCAAGCAGCGGCATCGGTGCTGCAATGGCAATCAAGCTTGCAAAAGAAGGCTACAACATCATTGCGCTAGGTCGAAACACCAAAAAGCTAGACGACCTGGCCTATCTGATTGTAAATACATTTGAGCTTGATGTTCTCACATATAAAGTTGATCTAACATCTAAAGAAGAAGTAGATAGGCTACTCCATAAGCTTGCTCCGCTCCACAAAAATATCACATTCTTTATGAATAACGCAGGCGTTGGATACTTCGGTTCATTTTCTGTTGCATCAAAAATGGCCGACGAAAATATTATAAACGTAAACATCACCGCTTCCACCATTTTCTTAAAGAAAGTACTTCCGCTACTTCATCAGAACGCACATATACTGATGGTCGCATCTACCGCAGCGTTTGCGCCCGGCCCATATATGGCGACCTACTACGCATCAAAAGCATATATTCTCAGCTTGGGCTTGGCATTGAGAGCCGAGGGGCTTCGAGTTAGCGTTCTTGCACCTGGGCCAACCAAAACCAATTTTCAATCGCGTGCTAATCTGAAAAAAAGCACCATTGCAAATCTCACTGCAATGCATCCCGCTCGCGTCGCATCAGCCGCATACAACGGAACCCTTCAAGATAAGGCTCTCATTATTCCCGGTGCAATAAACAAAATTTGTACTATCATCCTCGCAGTAATCCCTTATCATCTAAAGGGCCAAGCCACTAAATTGACTCAAAATACCAAGTAA
- the rimI gene encoding ribosomal protein S18-alanine N-acetyltransferase, whose translation MTIRKALNIDATEISAIEAQTFSLPWSHLEILTDLNNPIATYFVATDAGTVVGYAGYWLVVGEANITNVAVATTHRNLGIATNLLTTLIASLKSSAAVSAFLEVRASNATAKHLYAKFGFVPISVRKNYYKCPPEDAIIMKLEF comes from the coding sequence ATGACAATTAGAAAAGCATTAAATATAGACGCAACAGAAATCTCCGCAATAGAGGCACAAACATTTAGCCTACCATGGAGTCATCTGGAAATTTTAACTGATCTTAACAATCCAATTGCAACATACTTCGTTGCCACCGATGCAGGTACTGTTGTCGGATACGCAGGATATTGGCTAGTAGTGGGCGAAGCAAACATCACCAACGTAGCCGTTGCGACGACGCATCGCAATCTTGGCATTGCAACAAATTTATTAACCACTCTGATTGCTTCATTAAAAAGTTCTGCCGCTGTCTCTGCTTTTTTAGAAGTTCGCGCATCCAATGCCACCGCAAAGCATCTATATGCCAAGTTTGGATTTGTACCGATTTCTGTTCGCAAAAACTATTATAAGTGTCCTCCCGAGGATGCCATCATCATGAAATTAGAATTTTAA
- the tsaB gene encoding tRNA (adenosine(37)-N6)-threonylcarbamoyltransferase complex dimerization subunit type 1 TsaB, whose product MLILAIDSSSQSGSVAFIRDGKILGEFFINDKLTHSVTLMPMLESLTSILNIQLADICAIAIAAGPGSFTGLRIGAASAKAMCLALNIPIIAVNTLDILAAAAPAGNQIICPILDARKNQVYTATYTTPTTRTSEYLAIELDDMLAKFTVENSQVYFVGDGLNVYRHKITEALGDAATFAPSFIEYTRASALAMIAETKYKNGETTNANTFAPIYIRKPQAELEHDN is encoded by the coding sequence ATGTTAATTTTAGCAATTGATTCATCCAGCCAGTCTGGAAGCGTCGCATTTATTCGTGACGGCAAAATTTTGGGAGAATTTTTTATAAATGATAAGCTAACTCATTCTGTAACACTTATGCCTATGCTCGAATCTCTCACTTCAATTTTAAATATTCAACTTGCAGACATATGCGCTATCGCTATTGCCGCTGGTCCGGGATCCTTCACTGGTCTTCGGATCGGTGCCGCATCCGCAAAAGCTATGTGCCTCGCACTCAACATTCCTATCATTGCAGTAAACACGCTCGATATATTAGCTGCTGCTGCACCTGCTGGCAACCAAATCATATGCCCCATCTTAGATGCTCGCAAAAATCAAGTATACACAGCAACTTATACTACACCAACCACCAGAACTAGCGAGTATTTGGCCATTGAATTAGATGATATGCTTGCCAAGTTTACTGTAGAAAACAGCCAAGTCTACTTTGTGGGCGACGGTCTAAACGTTTATCGCCATAAAATCACCGAAGCCTTGGGCGATGCCGCGACGTTTGCGCCCAGCTTTATAGAATATACTCGCGCTTCTGCATTGGCAATGATAGCCGAAACGAAATATAAAAATGGTGAAACCACCAACGCAAATACATTTGCCCCAATATATATTAGAAAGCCTCAAGCGGAACTCGAACATGACAATTAG
- the tsaE gene encoding tRNA (adenosine(37)-N6)-threonylcarbamoyltransferase complex ATPase subunit type 1 TsaE encodes MNSLNEQDTLDFAAALAQSAQKGDIYCLIGDLGTGKTVFSKGFAQGLGIADDITSPTFNIISVYDGVLPLYHFDMYRIEDIDELYNIGFEEYFYGDGVCLVEWANKVADEIPPTAKWIYIDKDLQRGENFRTIEVK; translated from the coding sequence ATGAACAGTTTAAACGAACAAGATACGCTCGATTTTGCAGCAGCTCTAGCACAGTCTGCACAAAAAGGCGATATATACTGCCTAATAGGCGATTTAGGCACCGGAAAAACAGTATTTTCCAAAGGATTTGCACAGGGGCTCGGCATTGCCGATGATATTACCAGCCCCACCTTTAATATAATTTCTGTATACGATGGCGTGTTGCCACTATATCATTTTGATATGTACAGAATCGAAGATATCGATGAACTATATAATATAGGTTTTGAAGAATACTTTTATGGCGACGGCGTATGTCTCGTTGAGTGGGCCAATAAAGTTGCCGATGAAATTCCTCCTACCGCAAAGTGGATCTACATCGATAAAGACTTACAACGCGGCGAAAATTTTAGAACAATAGAGGTAAAGTAA
- a CDS encoding GTP-binding protein, whose translation MNIDIITGFLGAGKTTFITKYALYLREFGEKILIIENEFGLAGIDGAFLRENELEVTEISGGCVCCTQKEKLIAFILEAVQQGFDRVIIEPSGIYNLDTFFSLWNNPQIAKNCILNSIVTIVKPDFMKFATEAYEHIFLSHFYSTGAIVVSDTQSYTEAEIDSTIIDLTKFVSSKNTNFDLSKIDVYTKNWIDLTDNDMHALSSAGRSECPHTAINECHLNLIENHFFMARLKTYDNILELIDYILQNDEIFRIKGYALAGDKLYSINCTQNCIEIKPGKSKHAVLNILGQNLDITSIEKKVREISQIRQMSVTTGSRLRTELI comes from the coding sequence ATGAATATCGATATTATAACAGGATTTTTAGGAGCAGGAAAAACCACTTTTATTACCAAATATGCTTTATATTTACGTGAATTTGGCGAAAAAATCTTGATTATAGAAAATGAATTTGGCTTGGCTGGAATAGACGGAGCTTTCTTACGAGAAAACGAGCTAGAGGTTACCGAGATTTCTGGTGGCTGTGTGTGTTGCACCCAAAAAGAAAAGCTGATTGCATTTATCCTAGAGGCTGTTCAGCAGGGCTTTGATAGAGTTATTATCGAACCTTCTGGAATATACAATTTAGATACGTTTTTTTCACTTTGGAATAATCCTCAAATTGCAAAGAATTGTATTTTAAATAGTATCGTCACTATTGTAAAGCCAGATTTTATGAAATTTGCCACCGAAGCCTACGAACACATTTTCTTATCTCATTTTTATTCTACTGGCGCTATCGTAGTTAGCGATACGCAATCATATACAGAAGCAGAAATAGATTCTACTATTATAGATCTTACCAAATTTGTTTCTTCCAAAAATACAAACTTTGATTTATCCAAAATTGATGTATATACCAAAAATTGGATAGATTTAACAGATAATGATATGCACGCTCTCTCAAGTGCTGGTCGCAGCGAATGCCCTCATACTGCCATAAATGAATGTCACTTAAATTTAATTGAAAATCACTTCTTTATGGCAAGGCTCAAAACGTACGATAATATTTTAGAACTCATCGATTATATTCTTCAAAATGATGAAATTTTTCGTATCAAGGGCTACGCTCTCGCTGGAGACAAACTTTATAGCATAAACTGCACGCAAAATTGCATCGAAATTAAACCTGGTAAAAGCAAACATGCCGTTCTCAATATACTAGGACAAAATTTAGATATCACTAGCATAGAGAAAAAAGTTAGAGAGATCTCACAAATTCGACAAATGTCTGTTACCACTGGCAGCCGACTCAGAACCGAATTAATATAA
- a CDS encoding phosphatase PAP2 family protein, translating into MQTEIAILQYLESIRTPFLNMLIETGTFSAELIFLGAIIVALYWCVDKDFAYKLVFIVLVNALLTSCIKAIVRKPRPFELGIVRPLRVHTASGYSFPSGHTSTAASFWGGAYSLIKNKSMLIVAVIMTLFVGFTRLYLGVHFPIDVIGGILVGIISIIIANYIIANDKWLLWILGFLTLMALVFPVSEEVMMSIGSLFGLVSGVAFEKKYVDMKVQTTFKNQIAKIIIGIVGTGLIYVAIEATTLDIKIVDIIKYILLIWYVTAGAPYIFKKLKIA; encoded by the coding sequence ATGCAAACTGAAATAGCAATATTGCAATATCTAGAGTCTATTAGAACACCATTTCTAAATATGCTAATTGAAACCGGTACATTTTCGGCAGAGCTCATTTTTTTGGGAGCTATAATTGTGGCGCTATATTGGTGTGTGGATAAAGACTTTGCGTATAAGCTGGTTTTTATTGTGTTAGTGAATGCACTGCTAACAAGTTGCATTAAAGCTATCGTTAGAAAGCCGAGACCGTTTGAATTAGGAATCGTTCGACCGCTTAGAGTGCACACTGCATCAGGATACTCGTTTCCAAGTGGACATACGTCGACGGCCGCAAGTTTTTGGGGTGGAGCATATTCATTAATAAAAAATAAAAGCATGTTGATAGTTGCAGTTATAATGACGCTCTTTGTTGGGTTTACGAGACTATACTTAGGAGTACATTTTCCGATTGATGTTATAGGAGGCATTTTGGTGGGAATAATTAGCATCATTATTGCCAATTATATAATAGCAAATGATAAGTGGCTGTTGTGGATATTGGGGTTTTTGACCTTAATGGCTTTGGTGTTTCCGGTATCAGAAGAAGTGATGATGTCTATAGGAAGCTTATTTGGATTGGTTAGTGGAGTTGCTTTCGAAAAAAAATACGTTGATATGAAAGTTCAGACCACATTTAAAAATCAGATTGCTAAAATAATTATAGGCATTGTTGGAACAGGGCTGATTTATGTAGCGATAGAAGCAACGACATTGGATATAAAGATTGTAGATATAATTAAATACATTTTGCTAATTTGGTATGTAACAGCTGGTGCTCCATATATTTTCAAAAAGTTAAAAATTGCCTAA
- a CDS encoding FprA family A-type flavoprotein, with amino-acid sequence MIEITKNLFWVGAKDPQLRVFDIIMETEFGTTYNSYLLKNKSDDGKNAFVLFETVKDKFFDEFLARLKEDVENLSDIKYLVVNHTEPDHSGSVMQLLALLPDITIISSAIAKKYLENIANKPFNHMAAKEGVAIKLGSHTLEFKNVPQLHWPDTIYTYIVEEKTLVTCDSFGAHYSSDKCFYSQLSDKEIVDFDKAYQYYYNMIMGPFKPFVLKALDKIADLEIQFVAPGHGLIFDASNFCKYKELYRKWSEETVQKDLDVVIGYVSAYGYTKKIAEKIEAIVTAAGKKVESIDLATYDIEKFMAKVSSSSALLLGSPTIVAEALPQIWQVLSSLNAILNKGLTVGAFGSYGWSGEAVKNISDRFTQLKLKQPVAPLSIIFNPSDTDMEKIETFAGAILESL; translated from the coding sequence ATGATAGAAATAACAAAAAATTTATTTTGGGTTGGTGCAAAAGATCCTCAGCTGCGAGTGTTTGATATAATAATGGAAACAGAATTTGGAACAACATACAACTCGTATTTGCTAAAGAACAAATCTGACGATGGGAAAAATGCATTTGTATTATTTGAAACTGTGAAAGATAAGTTTTTTGATGAGTTTTTGGCAAGATTAAAAGAAGATGTAGAAAATCTGAGTGACATTAAATATTTGGTGGTAAATCACACAGAGCCAGACCATTCGGGATCGGTTATGCAATTATTGGCGTTATTACCAGATATAACCATTATTAGCTCTGCAATAGCGAAGAAGTATCTGGAAAATATCGCTAATAAGCCATTTAACCATATGGCTGCCAAAGAAGGTGTTGCAATAAAGTTGGGCTCGCATACGCTGGAGTTTAAGAACGTTCCTCAGCTACATTGGCCAGATACGATATACACTTATATAGTAGAGGAAAAAACGTTAGTTACGTGTGATTCATTTGGTGCGCACTATTCAAGCGATAAATGTTTCTACAGCCAGCTATCTGATAAGGAAATTGTAGATTTTGATAAGGCATATCAGTATTATTACAATATGATTATGGGACCATTTAAACCATTTGTATTAAAGGCTTTGGATAAGATAGCAGATTTAGAGATACAATTTGTGGCGCCGGGGCATGGACTAATTTTTGATGCGTCAAATTTTTGTAAATATAAAGAGTTGTATAGAAAATGGTCTGAAGAAACCGTGCAGAAAGATCTAGATGTTGTAATTGGTTATGTATCAGCATATGGATATACAAAAAAGATTGCAGAGAAAATAGAAGCGATTGTAACGGCAGCAGGCAAAAAAGTGGAGTCGATAGACCTTGCCACGTATGATATAGAAAAGTTTATGGCAAAGGTGAGCTCGTCTAGCGCGCTGTTACTTGGCTCTCCTACGATAGTGGCAGAAGCATTGCCTCAAATTTGGCAAGTATTATCGTCTTTGAATGCTATTTTAAATAAAGGCCTAACTGTTGGAGCATTTGGTTCGTATGGTTGGAGTGGTGAAGCCGTAAAAAATATTAGCGACCGATTCACTCAGCTAAAACTGAAGCAGCCTGTGGCTCCGCTATCGATTATTTTTAATCCCTCAGATACAGATATGGAGAAGATAGAAACTTTTGCAGGAGCAATTTTGGAAAGTTTATAG
- a CDS encoding DUF378 domain-containing protein: MNTRTFDYIALTLVVIGAINWGLIGFFQFDLISLIFGGWASWVSRVIYAIIGICGIYALTLFGRVSNDSYSDQ; encoded by the coding sequence ATGAACACTAGAACTTTCGATTATATAGCTTTGACCCTTGTGGTCATTGGTGCGATTAACTGGGGCTTAATAGGCTTTTTCCAATTTGATTTGATTTCACTAATTTTTGGTGGATGGGCAAGTTGGGTAAGCCGAGTTATTTACGCCATAATCGGAATATGTGGGATTTATGCTCTGACCTTATTTGGCAGAGTATCAAATGACTCTTACTCCGATCAATAA
- a CDS encoding TIGR01212 family radical SAM protein (This family includes YhcC from E. coli K-12, an uncharacterized radical SAM protein.), producing MPYNRYSNYLKNKFNEKVYKVTINQPLTCPNRDGNCGRGGCAYCGEKGVAFETPDATVDIKTQLNENISVIGKKYNANKFIAYFQNYSNTYMSLADFRNMLEQVEHPDVVGVSISTRPDCINEQYLEVLDEFGKKTGYDICVELGLQTVNYHTLAKINRGHSLAEFIDAVLRIQKYGFETVVHLILNLPWDSIADVIESAKVVSALNLTHVKLHALYLVRDTMMGDQFLNGEFELISVEEYKERVITFLRYLKEDIVVQRIIGRVPEDYALFANWGTSWWKIHDEIIVQMTANNFKQGDLCDYLNGKALKNKVFEGVKNEDGR from the coding sequence ATGCCGTATAACAGATACAGTAATTATTTAAAAAATAAATTTAATGAAAAAGTATATAAAGTAACAATAAACCAGCCGTTGACATGTCCCAATAGAGATGGAAACTGCGGCAGAGGAGGTTGTGCCTACTGCGGTGAAAAGGGAGTTGCATTTGAGACACCAGATGCGACGGTTGATATAAAAACTCAGCTAAACGAGAACATTTCAGTGATAGGTAAAAAATATAACGCAAACAAATTCATAGCGTACTTTCAAAACTATAGTAATACGTATATGTCGCTTGCAGATTTTCGAAATATGTTAGAGCAAGTGGAGCATCCAGATGTGGTTGGAGTGAGTATTTCTACCAGACCAGATTGTATTAATGAGCAATATTTGGAAGTATTGGATGAATTTGGCAAAAAGACTGGCTATGATATATGTGTGGAGCTGGGACTGCAAACAGTCAATTATCATACGTTAGCCAAAATAAATCGGGGGCATTCTCTTGCTGAATTTATAGACGCAGTATTGCGGATCCAAAAATATGGATTTGAAACAGTAGTGCATCTGATTTTAAATTTGCCCTGGGATTCTATAGCAGATGTGATAGAGAGTGCCAAAGTAGTGAGCGCCTTAAATCTGACGCATGTAAAACTGCACGCACTATATTTAGTTAGGGACACAATGATGGGGGATCAATTTTTGAATGGTGAATTTGAGTTGATTTCTGTAGAGGAATATAAAGAGCGAGTGATCACCTTTCTTAGATATCTAAAAGAAGATATTGTGGTACAAAGAATTATTGGACGTGTGCCAGAAGATTATGCGTTGTTTGCAAACTGGGGAACAAGCTGGTGGAAGATTCACGATGAAATTATAGTACAAATGACGGCTAATAATTTTAAGCAGGGTGATTTATGCGATTATTTAAATGGCAAAGCTCTAAAAAATAAAGTGTTTGAAGGAGTAAAAAATGAAGACGGAAGATAA
- a CDS encoding RsmF rRNA methyltransferase first C-terminal domain-containing protein, protein MKTEDKLPQKFKENMQKLLGSEYSAYIESFDKPIYKGIRINTSKVTNWEAISPFAEMEAVPWCAEGRYYADERPAKHPYYAAGLYYIQEPSAMAVAALLPIEKDDRVLDLCAAPGGKSTQVVAKLGPKGVLVANDISFSRARTLEKNLEGFGAKNTMIVSEDPKKLAKLWANYFDKIIIDAPCSGEGMFRKDEKAIKSWENFEIDHFCQIQTEILESAAKMLKTGGMMVYSTCTFATAENESCIEQFLETHADFESVAVEIKNGLSDGFGNIGAVRLWPHKIKGEGHFVCLLIKKLGNNVFDKYIKLSKRIKDYPEANLFFKENTSIDLDEYVVKNNNSLYLVSANMPANEKIRTLRSGLYLGDIKSGKFIPSHALAIAYDKSVFKNTINYQSADIEVTKYLKGETLFADVRNGYYVICVDNFPIGWAKAVNGILKNKYPASRAVL, encoded by the coding sequence ATGAAGACGGAAGATAAGTTGCCGCAAAAATTTAAAGAGAATATGCAGAAGCTGTTGGGTTCAGAATATAGTGCCTATATAGAATCATTTGATAAGCCTATATATAAGGGAATACGCATAAACACTAGCAAAGTGACAAACTGGGAAGCAATTAGTCCGTTTGCGGAAATGGAAGCGGTGCCATGGTGCGCAGAGGGCAGGTATTATGCAGATGAGCGACCGGCAAAGCATCCATATTATGCAGCGGGGTTGTATTATATTCAAGAACCTAGTGCGATGGCAGTGGCAGCGTTGTTACCGATAGAAAAAGATGATCGTGTGTTGGATTTGTGTGCGGCACCAGGAGGAAAGAGTACGCAAGTTGTCGCAAAGCTGGGGCCGAAAGGAGTTTTGGTAGCGAACGATATAAGCTTTTCTAGGGCAAGAACCTTAGAGAAAAATTTGGAGGGCTTTGGTGCTAAAAACACGATGATTGTAAGTGAAGATCCAAAGAAATTAGCAAAATTATGGGCAAATTATTTTGATAAAATAATTATTGATGCGCCATGTTCTGGTGAAGGGATGTTTAGAAAAGATGAAAAAGCTATTAAAAGTTGGGAAAATTTTGAGATAGATCATTTTTGTCAAATACAAACAGAAATTTTGGAAAGTGCAGCAAAGATGTTAAAGACGGGAGGGATGATGGTGTATTCGACGTGCACCTTTGCAACAGCAGAAAATGAAAGTTGCATTGAACAATTTTTAGAAACACACGCTGATTTTGAAAGTGTAGCGGTGGAGATCAAAAATGGATTATCTGATGGTTTTGGCAACATAGGTGCGGTGAGATTGTGGCCGCATAAAATAAAGGGTGAAGGACATTTTGTATGTTTACTTATCAAAAAATTGGGTAATAATGTATTTGATAAATATATCAAGCTTTCGAAGCGAATTAAAGATTATCCAGAGGCAAATTTATTTTTTAAAGAAAACACATCGATAGATTTAGATGAATATGTGGTGAAAAATAATAATAGCCTATATTTGGTTTCTGCAAATATGCCGGCAAACGAAAAGATCAGAACATTGCGCAGCGGGTTGTATTTGGGAGACATAAAATCTGGGAAGTTTATTCCGTCGCATGCATTGGCTATAGCATACGATAAAAGTGTATTTAAAAATACCATAAATTACCAATCTGCTGATATAGAAGTTACAAAATATTTAAAGGGTGAAACATTATTTGCAGATGTACGTAATGGATATTATGTGATATGCGTGGATAACTTTCCTATAGGCTGGGCAAAAGCGGTAAATGGAATATTGAAAAATAAATATCCTGCAAGTAGGGCTGTGTTATAA
- a CDS encoding HAD family hydrolase, translated as MNYEAVIFDLDGTLIDSMWVWEQIDIEFLQKKGYVIDEAAINQIEGAGFTETAEFFKKHFNLAMSVEEIKETWREMAIKMYVERVDLKNGAKEFLEFLKAHNVKMAIATSNGREIVEAILEKHDIAKFFETVVTSCDVEKGKPHPFVYLKTAEILEVAPSRCLVFEDVPNGIIAGKNAGMTVFGIEDAQREDAKRRAKDLCDRWVMDYNEVIDILKE; from the coding sequence ATGAATTATGAAGCAGTAATTTTTGATTTAGATGGTACGTTGATTGATTCCATGTGGGTATGGGAACAAATTGATATAGAGTTTTTACAAAAAAAGGGATATGTTATTGATGAGGCAGCGATAAATCAGATAGAGGGAGCAGGCTTTACAGAAACTGCGGAGTTTTTTAAGAAACACTTTAATTTGGCCATGAGTGTAGAAGAAATTAAGGAAACCTGGCGAGAGATGGCAATCAAAATGTATGTGGAGCGCGTAGACCTAAAAAATGGTGCCAAAGAGTTTTTGGAGTTTTTGAAAGCACATAATGTGAAAATGGCAATAGCAACAAGCAACGGACGTGAGATCGTGGAGGCAATATTAGAAAAACATGATATAGCAAAGTTTTTTGAGACTGTGGTAACCTCCTGCGATGTGGAAAAAGGTAAGCCGCATCCATTTGTATATCTGAAAACTGCAGAAATTTTGGAAGTGGCCCCTAGCAGATGTTTGGTATTTGAAGACGTGCCAAACGGAATTATAGCAGGAAAGAATGCAGGAATGACGGTTTTTGGAATAGAAGATGCGCAGAGAGAAGATGCAAAAAGACGAGCCAAAGATCTGTGTGATCGATGGGTTATGGACTATAATGAAGTAATAGATATTTTGAAGGAGTAG
- a CDS encoding YgiQ family radical SAM protein produces the protein MFLAVDTKDLEERNIKEVDFVIVTGDAYVDSPSFGTAIIGHTLERFGYSVAVISQPEWKDCEDFRRFGKPRLGFLINSGNMDSMVNHYTVNKKRRKKDAYTAGGATDKRPDRAVIVYSNLARSAYKDVPIIIGGIEASLRRFSHYDYWEDKVRKSILIDSGADLLLYGMGERSIIELAQALESGIAITDLTYIKGSVFKTRFPEMVYEAERLPSFSEVVADKVKFAKSFVIQEENADPYRGKPLMEEYEKGWYVVQNPPTEPLNTLELDDVYEMQFENKPHPMYKEEIAAAIETQFSITSNRGCFGSCSFCALTFHQGRIVSGRSTESMVREATKMTQHPDFKGYIHDVGGPSANFMAQQCKNISKRGTCKDRKCLYPEPCKVLDVDHEKYMNTLRKLRNLDGVKKVFIRSGIRYDYLLQDKNSKKIIKEIADNHVSGQLRVAPEHIAENTLRYMRKPKKNIYERFVAEFNNASKDSNKKQYVVPYFMSSHPGTTLADAIELAIYFKKNGQNPEQVQDFYPTPSTLATCMFYTGLNPYTLETVYVPKSSKDKAMQRALLQFNKRENKALVYEALKLAKKEKIAGYLLKN, from the coding sequence ATGTTTTTAGCGGTAGATACAAAAGATTTGGAAGAAAGAAATATAAAAGAAGTGGACTTTGTTATAGTAACAGGAGATGCCTATGTAGATAGCCCATCATTTGGGACAGCAATCATTGGACACACATTGGAAAGATTTGGATATTCGGTGGCGGTGATATCGCAGCCAGAATGGAAGGACTGTGAAGATTTTAGGAGATTTGGAAAACCGCGACTGGGATTTTTAATTAATTCAGGAAATATGGATTCTATGGTAAATCATTATACGGTCAATAAGAAGCGCAGAAAAAAAGATGCCTATACGGCGGGGGGAGCAACAGATAAGCGCCCTGATCGAGCAGTAATAGTGTATTCAAATTTGGCCAGATCAGCATATAAAGATGTACCGATCATAATAGGAGGCATTGAAGCAAGCTTGAGAAGATTTTCGCATTACGATTATTGGGAAGACAAAGTGAGAAAATCGATATTGATAGACTCGGGAGCTGACTTGTTACTGTATGGAATGGGTGAGAGGTCGATAATAGAATTGGCACAGGCATTGGAAAGTGGAATTGCAATAACAGATCTAACATATATAAAAGGGAGCGTTTTTAAGACGAGGTTCCCCGAAATGGTATATGAGGCAGAGCGGTTGCCATCGTTTTCAGAAGTGGTAGCAGATAAAGTTAAATTTGCAAAGAGCTTTGTGATTCAAGAAGAAAATGCTGATCCGTATCGTGGAAAACCGCTTATGGAAGAGTATGAAAAAGGTTGGTATGTAGTACAAAATCCGCCGACAGAACCGCTAAATACTCTAGAGCTCGATGATGTATATGAGATGCAATTTGAAAATAAACCGCATCCTATGTATAAAGAAGAGATAGCGGCGGCGATAGAAACGCAATTTAGTATAACAAGCAATAGAGGGTGTTTTGGCAGCTGCAGCTTTTGCGCATTAACATTTCATCAGGGTAGAATAGTGAGCGGCCGTAGTACAGAATCGATGGTTAGAGAAGCAACAAAAATGACGCAGCATCCAGATTTTAAGGGATATATTCATGATGTTGGAGGGCCTAGTGCAAATTTTATGGCCCAGCAATGTAAAAACATAAGCAAAAGAGGGACATGCAAGGACAGGAAGTGTTTGTATCCTGAGCCGTGTAAAGTTCTTGATGTAGATCATGAAAAGTATATGAATACGCTTAGAAAATTGAGAAATTTGGATGGGGTTAAGAAAGTATTTATACGCTCGGGAATACGATATGACTATTTGCTACAAGATAAAAATAGTAAAAAAATAATTAAAGAGATAGCAGATAACCATGTAAGTGGGCAACTGAGAGTGGCGCCAGAGCATATTGCCGAGAATACGCTTAGATATATGAGAAAGCCTAAAAAAAATATTTATGAACGGTTTGTTGCTGAATTTAACAATGCTTCGAAAGATAGTAATAAAAAGCAATATGTAGTTCCGTACTTTATGAGTTCGCATCCAGGAACAACGTTAGCGGATGCAATTGAGTTAGCAATATATTTTAAAAAAAATGGTCAAAACCCAGAACAAGTTCAAGATTTTTACCCAACTCCTTCGACACTCGCAACCTGTATGTTTTATACTGGACTAAACCCCTACACATTAGAAACTGTATATGTACCAAAATCTAGCAAAGACAAGGCGATGCAGCGTGCGCTACTGCAGTTTAATAAAAGAGAAAATAAGGCTTTGGTTTATGAAGCGCTAAAATTAGCAAAAAAAGAAAAGATAGCTGGATATTTATTAAAAAATTAG